The following nucleotide sequence is from Pleurodeles waltl isolate 20211129_DDA chromosome 8, aPleWal1.hap1.20221129, whole genome shotgun sequence.
CCCTGAAACCATGTTTGTACTGCCCGTGTAATAGATTGCTCAGTAGGTGCTGCAGTCTATAAGTGGCATTCAACTCTCaagctctgggtacattttatactaTATATTAAGAACTTATAGACAAGCTAAATACACCAGTTAGTAGTATGCCAACTCAACTATGCTAAAAGGGGGAAACACTGACACTTTCCCACTAGTtatcagaggtaaagtgcacatagtgctAAATCCAGCAAATATATAGAGTCCACGAAAATTTGAAAAATGTGGAATGACCACagagaaaaggtggatttcctacaaaGTGTTTCTGCCACTATATCTCACAATCTTGCACTACAATCGCTAAATGAACCCTTATCCAATATGcagtgttcttaaaaaaaaaaaaaagtctcacatATTCCTCTAACTCTTCATCTCAGCCATTGCCAGTGTTTcacaagtagctcacgtgcataagCTTCACTTGGACATTGCGTTTATTATCACTTCCTCTCTCTTGCATCAATGTGGGTCATCTTTTGAAGTTTCTTCCTAAATATCATTCTTCAAGAACTGATCCAGTCGAAATGCCAACACAATAACATTCTTAATCTAACCTGAAGCACATAGATATGTATTTCTGTTTTCACCCACAACATCTCATAACCAGTTTCTGCCATTATTGTCTTAAAATGTGATTCATATGTAATCATGCTTCTGGTTCTGTTCCTGATgaaaattaagtataattttatgGTGCAAAGTGACACCTAGGAAAACATCAGTGTCATTCCTGAGTGGTTTTACAATCTGCTAATATGCATAAAAATTTCAGTAGGTCATAGCTCATCTCAGTTTGACCATTTGGATAAGTGGTGTGGTGTGGACACCATTTTACTTCCTTTCTGCAATCTAACTGATTACCTAAATATATATTGCTGATTGTCTTGTGGCAAAGGGCAATGTTTCTGCTTGTGTCCAACCTTGCCCCATCACACCCACAGGCCTGGAATGGGTCTTTGAAAATCTTGGAGCAAATAGGGGATTTCCTGAAATTCTGGCCAGTATGAAAAGGTGGGTTATGTAGTATTAGTGTGTGAAGGCTTTAAGCAGCGTTTGGTTTGTTGGCCATTAGAGAGTTTGGTGCGTGTTTTTCTCCCTGTATTTGTTTAAGATCTTTATGAATTACTAAACAACAAGAGACTAAAACAGAAAGAAGAGTGGAGTGGTTATTGTAGCTGCAGGCTGAGACCTATCATGCCCACCCGGGTGtagtcataggttaacattgctctCACCCATTCGTGCAGTGGTCTTCTGCTTCAGGCGTTCTTGAAGGTGGCACGCATACAGAGAAGCCTAACACTTAGCTGTGATGTACACTGAAATGGTGCAACATAATGTATTCCTTTTATTAGTATGGCAATTTGTTCATTTGTTTCTGCCCACAAATTTTGCAACATCTCATGAGAGGAGGCACATTATTCTAACATGCATCAAATGCACAATtatttgaataaattaatttacaTATTACGGTTTTTGAAGTTTTTGTTGGAATAAATCCAGGAGCCTTTGGGCATGGTTCATATATCAGGAAATCCACATTTCGTCTGGGAGTTGAATCATTTTTAAAATTCTGTGAGTTAATGTGTTTCACTTTTCATCCATACAAATAGGAAACATTTTGTTACATTCCTTTGCAGAATATTGCACAATTAGGTTCAGTGTTCAGATACTGCTACAAGTTAAATTGTTTGTGCTCTGCTTTAACTTATTTGGTCCTTATTCTTGTACTACCCTTTTGTTAACTCTTTGTAGGCACAGTCATTCTTTCCCTTAAATATTGAATTaatgtattttgtctttttctttttttttagttactGTTTTTTAGTACTTGTCTTTTAGTAGTTGTCAGAGGCCTACAAGAGATTCAGGACAAAATGAATCTAGAAGCTAAAGAAAAGGAGGATGTAAGGTGGAGCGTTTCTAGAACTGCTATGAACAAAGAAGATGCTGAAGCTTTTTTTGAGGGAGCTGTTCACTTGAAAAAGTGTTCCCAAGAGAACAACTCAAATGAAAATCAAAAGGAAAACCAAACCAGTAGGTGGAGGATGGATCCATCTTCAGGGAATATCCCTCGTTCAAGTCAGAAGATGCTGCAGTCTCCTTTCTTGAGACGTTTGGAGCTTTTGCCCTCAGAACTAAACACTCCCGCAAAAGCAACAGATGACACCTCAGTCATTGGTTCCCAGTTTACACACACTAATGCAGTTGTGCAGTCGGCTAACAAAGTTCCGACTGGTCGACAGTTGTCACGCAGCCCTGTTGTTGCAAAGAACCATGACCAAAAAGTTCTGTTAGTTAATAAAGATGACAGCCTCCACTGTGAGAATAATATGAGGCAACAAATGTTGTCTGGTATTCCAGATTATGAACACACCAAGGCAGATGAGGAATCTGGACACGAATGCAGAGGAACCTTGAGCACATGTGGCTCGTCTGGGACAAGTTGCTGTCAACACCACCATATAAGTTCTTCATCTTTGCCTTTGCTGCATGTGAGAAGCAAAATTCCCATGGACAAAATGGAACCACTTTCTGCTACTGTGAATCAGGTAAGACATTTTCTGGCTCTAACGTTGTGATGATAGACTCAAAAAGGATTCTTGAAGCCACATTGGGTGATTTATTATATTGTGAAAACCCTTTGTCATCATTGGCTGCTTGCTATTCAGACGGTGAGTAGCGAGTCTGGTAGAAATGAAGGCTATGAAAGAAAAAGGTAAACAGAAAATAGAGACTTTATTATTGAACTTGGGATAATACTTATGGGGAACGGACCAACAATCTTTTGATAGACGTTGCCTCACTGTCATAAGAACATCACGTAGTAAATCTGAAATTTCCTTCTAAAAATTGTCATTTATTTTGTGGATCGTATAGGTGATAATTTGTTTTATCTGCGTCACTGAGTTACATTGGcatggtgctttaaaaaaaaaaatcatcatcatGCTAAACATGGGTGGTTGGCCAGTGTAACATTTGCCTGAAGCATGATTCCTGactttatttagaaaaataatagCCCACTAACTTCTAATGTTGGACTAACATCACAGTGGTAGTGATGTAGATATGCTGAAGCTTTACTTGTACCACAATGGGCACTATTAACACACATTTGTTGTTAGATCTTTGTGCTAATTGGCTGGTTTGAGGTTGATTTATTATGAATTGCAGTAGAGCCTGTAATATAGTGAAAATTCCACTGGTGGCATAAGACTGAAATTAAGAGCAAGCCAAACAatgtttaatttgttaaaaaaaattttttttaaaaaataagtgccaggggccTTGCCAGGAGGCCATTGTAGCTTGCGCCACCCAttgcccctaccagcactgccaatGAGATTACCAACACAATAAGTGTGATGATTCAGActttaaatatacataaaaaatgacCAATATCTACCACCTATTCTTATAGCTATTCCTATAGCTTCTTGGTGGcatgtattagtcattttaatgtatattgaataatTAAactactgttgttgtgctcatcacaAAATTAGATGAACAGAGCTACCATGTGGTAGGCTGTCATAAGTACCAGTgttgacagtgaaattcattgcaGAGCACCGGAAACCATGGGCTCAACTTAAGCACAGAGGCCAACGCAACTATCAATTTCACAGAGTAGCATAAATCCAGACTGAACATTGTGGctctaatttacttttttttaatttatttttttaaaacagtcgtTACATAAACTGTTTTTCACTTGTTAGGAAAACACGGATGAAGGAACCGAAAGCCTGAATCTTACTTCTTTGACTAAGTCTTATAACTACTCAACCAGAATGGCAAAATCTTCCAAGAAGATGAGGTTAAGTCAAGTGCCAATTCATAGTATGTTTTTGATTAATTTTTAACAATTTATATGGGTTTTATTGTGAAACGTTTTTATACTTTGAACTGTTATTAATAATCTGACTCCCGCAACTATTGATAAATCTTTGCCAAGTTCATCTTTGTATGGTATTCTGCTGCTCTAATAAGTCTGGCTGTCGATGGCCGGGGTACACAGGCTGATATTGTACATGTGAATGGTGGGACCTTGGATTAGCCTCCACAGTAGAGGTTCAACATTTTAGCTCTGTTCTTAGTGTGACAAGAAAGAGTTTGGAGCAGGGAGGAAATGTATCGAGTCCTGCCACTGAGCACCATAGGAGGGCATGGGGTGCAGGTGAGAACCTTAGGTTGTGAATGTAGCCCCAGAGAGCTGAAGTTTAGTTTGtatctgttttgtttttcagtttctTGGACAAAAAACAAGCATAGATGAAGGCACTAGGCCCAGCATTTTATTAGAAGTGTTTGGGAATAGTTGGGCAACTCTGTGTGCATCACCTTAGCTTTCTTAGAGTGAAAATGCAATAATAAAGCAACATATTGCTACAACAATATAGAAGCTGAAAGTAGTGCTCCTTTGCTGAACTTAATCGCCCCAGTCTGCACCATCTTCTTCTTACAGCTAGCGTTCACTCTTGGGATTGAGGTACCTTTGGTCCTTGTCCTGATGGCCTTGGTCAGCAGTGACACCTCCCTTTGgaccacctcagctcctgccccatgCCCTGGTCCTTCTGCATACTGCTGGACTCGTTTTTCAAGTGTTCTCTGTCTGCATGACCCCCCTCCCACATCTCCGGTGATGAGCTTGCGATCCATTCCTTCTGCTGTGCTGAAGTACCGCTGAGGGAAGCTGATGGAAGTCTGAAGAAAACAACACTCCTTTTATTTATTACTGTTTGGTGAATACTGTTTAAGTGAGACCCTTTATGAAACATTTCGGTGTGGTCCTTGGGGGTCTTGAGGAAGGGTACATTAGTAAAGTAGCAACGATTTGCATAATAAATATGGGAATAAGTGGCTCCGATGTCACCTCATTTCACAGGTCCAACAAAAAGGAAATCTGAGTTCAGAATTGTGTTGCAGATATGAACAAATATTATGGATGGCCCCACATGTAACCATATTAGTTTATGATTTATTTCTTACAAATTTGATAAATTGTGGAGAGCAATTTATACCCCAGCAGTGCACTGTCCAGCAGACTAAAACATGAACGGTAGGGAATTCTGAGTTTAATTTGGGTTTAAATTGACAGTGTTATCATTTCATGAGTCTAGTACAATACTTTTAGTTTCATCAGATAATTCAAGCTTTTAGACCTGAGTTGGCAACATTTATTTTAAGTTGAGGCCAGGCCACAGATATCTAAGCACGGAATACCATATCATAAACCCTCCCTGTATCTCAACTCAGTAGGCTAACATCAGTTGTAACAGTGTTCCAATGGCATCTGGAGCCATCTGCTTGTGTACCATTGATAAATGGGGCAGAGTCTTCCCCTTGAAATTGCTGCTATCTGAacgttgttttttgcaaattgcttcAGTGGGCTGATGTTGGCTCAGACAATTATTATCCTGCATTGTAAGAGTGATCAGCTGATTTTCCTTGGAAACAGTACAGTTGCCACATGAGAACACATCTGCAGCTCGAGTGGTCTGGTGTTCCATGTATTTGCTACTGTTTTGTACGATGAGAACGAGCAAagttacaagtgccattggatgcACTGGTCAATACTAGTGGGGATTGGCTTTCAATAGCTACAGCGCCAAGGCACTTTATAGGATACAGCTGAAGATAGGGGCAGCAGGTGGTAAACACCAACAGACAGGGCCTCAATAGCCCAAAACTAAAATGGTGTTGGATTTAAACAGCTGCTCGATGGCAGATCACAAGACAGTTGAAGAAGGGGTGTATTCCCTTCTACAGGCATGTTCCTATTTCCGGTGGGTTCTTTAGCATAATATTGCCAAAGAAACAGTAATGGTGTCTTACCACCACCTCAGTCAAGACCTTCAGCTTAGGGTCCATACATTTGTACTTCCTAATCTTGAAAGATCCATGATGGAAGATTCTGTTGTTGATGATTGATGTCAAAGAATGGCAATagattttgtttgtcctgttttaATGTTCATAAGCCACACAAAATAACTGGCTGTACACTTGCATCCAGACACGAGTGTAAGTGTGCTTTGGGGTGCTGTAAGGCCCCTCTGTGTGCTGCTATGGTTATTTTGCTCTGTAAGGATTATGTCTCACTCAAGGGACTTTCAGTGCCTGAAAACCTGGTGTTCTGTGCATGCTCTGTTTATCAGGTGCAGTATTTACTACACCCGCTGTATAGCTCAAATTATTTAATCCGTTGTAGTGTTGAATAGTCAGTTTTTATAGTATGGGTAAATACAGATTCTGAGGCACATTGGAAAAACTCATAATCTACTTTAGTTAGCACACGTTAGTTACCGAACCCTGGTTAGGAGCTGCCATCATCAGGATTCTGGCTTCAAGGCCTAGAGCAATCATATCTCTTAGCACACAAGAAAGTAGGGTAAGGAGCTCATTCTGCTGTGCCATACTCTACTTTCTCTCTGCCCCCTACCCCCACAACACTGCTCGACACTACATGTGCTTTTTCGCAACGTTCAGTTGGCTCCTATCAGATCATAACACCCCAGCTGCGTCAGGGCCAGGTGAACTGCCAGGGTGTGTAGTCCATGGGAGACGCAGAGCTTCCATTCCCTAAACTGAGAGGCAGAAAGGGGGTCTTGTCCTCAGCTGCTGGTCTCAACCCACAATGCATGGAGAAATTCACTGTTTGCAGTAAGGCATTAGAGGCAGTCTAGCAGCCTTCTCATAGCATGCTTGCCTAAGATTGAGACTTTTGCCTCATTCATGAGGCTTAGTTCTATGACTGCACAGCTCCATCAGCAGTCCTGGGGCAGCAGCAGTGTCCCTTCCAGAATGCACCCCTACAGGTCCCAGGGCTAAGGCAATATAGCACATGTTGGTGCCAAACTTGGGATCTGTGGCAGAGATCAGGAAGAGCATGCTTGCATCTGCCGCCACTGGCCATCATCAAAGCAGTTCCACAGTTGTGATCTTTATTCTAGGGTCTCCTATTTTTCTCTGAAACCGGGGTTTAGAGGTGTTGACCTCACACCAGAACTGTTATGTTACAAGTGAGACTAGGCAAAAACAATATACTATAAATAAGGTGTCCAGCTTTCCATTTTAACCCATTTTTACAGATAGAATAAAATGATTTTCATGTTGAAATCTAAAcagagcaaaaaatgaaaattggTCTTTCTAGCAGGGATCCTAAATTCTGTCAGTCATGATTGCTGGTCCAGTAGAGGTGAAGATTCGACAGATAGAGTTTCAAAAAAGGACATAGTTTCTTTGTGAAGCGTAAACAGCTCAAATAAGCACACATTTTTTGAACTTTAATGTTAATAATATGTATTTGTGGATCAGTGCATTCTATATGACTACTCATAGCACTAAAACCGTCAATGTGAACGCACCTTCATTGGTTTAATAAATGTGGAAATGAAGCTTATTATTGtttcatggtgttttttttttttttttttacaaaacacaaAATACATATGGATACATATGTTTAAACTGAACAAAAATTAAACAAGGATAAGTAGAGTTGGAAATGTCAAAATATAAAGCTTCCAGCCAAGGGATCAGGAGAAAGCTAAGGAGTGAACAAGTTCTCATTGGTCTGCACAGTTCCTGCCTTCAATTCTGTATTTCTCTAGTGTGACTGAATGTTTTGGAAACCTGACCTGAATAAAGATGAAACGGCTGTATGGATCAGATTAGAAAAGGCTGTGTCGTTGCCCATGAAGTCCAAAAATATTGGTTAGAGGAATTGAGGATAAGTCCTTGTTACACTTCAAGTCTGGAAATCACTTGAAACTGTCCTATGTTGGGTATTAAAGAAGGTTGACGTCCGGTACTTGTGCCCACTAATACGTTTGGCCATGAAGGTGTGGTGTTTGGGACTCTGTGAATCAAACTGTGAAAACCCTCTTCCCCTGTCTTGTTGAGGaactaaaatggtggccacaacttgcTTTTGCCTTGGTATTGCTATTttccagatgtaggaagctggttctcacAGTGTATATTGACGTCAGTATGGGCTGCTGAATTTGTGGTATTGCTCCTGGCCCAAACCACATTTGATAGATCTTAGCACCCCAGGCAGAGACCTTGGTTGTGAGGTGGAGATGGAAAGCCTCTTTCTATTTTAATCCCCATTTTTAAGGCAGGAATAGTCCCTCCCCAGCAGTTAACTGCATTAGCGGGACAGTTTGGGCCCTCTAACATCTATACTTGTGTTTTAGAATATAACTAGTATGGGAGAGTAAAACTTAGACATGCTGTACTTGGATGTAGAAATGTTTCTAAGTTCTGTGATGGGAAAGCCGCAGAAGGGTGCTTCCTCAGGATTGACTGCAACACTGGTGAACAAAGCATAGAAGTTCCCTTGTTACAGGTCTTTTTTACCTTGCCCTCTAGCTTGTACAAAGAAAAGAAAGTCCAGAAAATGAAGATTTTCATTCACAGTGAGGCTTATCCAAGGATGCGAAGAGTCCTTTGACATTTGCTCAAACCACTACATAAAAAAGACAGCAGCTTTCGGGCTAAATTTGTGGCTCTAGAGAATAAGCTACTAAATGGACAGACTTGATGGAGTGGATTAATTAGTTCTATATGTGGACAAGTCTACATTTGAATGGGACCAGCAAATGAACTCTTCAAAAATTCTTTGAGATAGACCATCATTGGGTATAGGCTGTGTTTTTAGGAACGGTATACTGAGCAGGTTGGGACTGGGTTCCCCACAGTGATTGGTTTCCCATTATTTGGCCTTAAGTGCATCTTTGGTATTCCAACAGTGACTTATTATGGTTCTCTGTCCTTTTCCTTTAGCGTTTATGGGTAATGGTCTTAGTTAGTAGGCACCATCTATGCCAGTGCCACCCAAAGGTTCATACAAGATTATGACTAAGGTATCAGTGTTGACAGGATTATTCTTGAAGCAATGGCATAAATACACTATGAGGAATGCACATTTTTGGTTTCCTTTGGATTGCCCATTTGGCAGGAAATGACTTATTTGAGTCAGTGTTTGGCTTTGCATGCAAAGAAAGTACGGGTGTTAATGTGGAATGCTTCTAACGAATGGGCCTTGAATGAGTGCAATCTGAAATCAGAGTAGAGTCAAAGGGACTGTGAGAGATGGTGTAAATCATGAACGGGCAGCAGAAATGAAGGAACATTTGACAAGTGAAGGGAATGGTGACCGCAAGATGCTATAAAAGAGGAAGGGAGGCTTCCAGTGGTTCTATGGCCCAAAGGAAAAGGAAGATGAAGTTTTAAATTCAGTAGTGGATAGGAAGCCTCCTACTTACATGGAAGGAAAAGGTGTGAAGGGAGAGGATCTGACACAGGAATGTGATGAGTATAATGATCAAAATAAGGCTATAAGGAATGGATTGGATCCTGAAGGgacagaagaagaaatggaaattCTGGGTTGTACCATTCCACTGATATTGATAAAAAGGGAATGTAGAAGGGAAATAGAAAAGAGAGGGAAAAATAACTAAATGGCCTGGCCTCACAATGTATGAACGGTACCAGAAAGCCTGCCAATTGAATAGCATGTACAAAGCGACTGTCACGTTCAAATGCAGACAAGGGATGACAGTTGAAATCCTTCAGGGCCAGAGGGAATAATCTGACAAATACACAAGCCAGGGTGTTCATGTAATACTTAATTGAGAGATATGATTGTTGTCATACGttaatacacacactaaaagaaggGATAAATAAAAGGAAGGGGTAATGAGGGAGACATAATGGATAAGGAGAGAAGGTTTAGAGGGCGACTGCACAAGTCCAAGAGCACTGGAAAAAGTTGGTAAAAGGGGCATTACGGTGTCCAGCTTATTGGGGAACTCCTGCACAGCTAAGCAGAACTGGATCTAAATGGCTTTGTCGTGAAAGCAATGCTACTGGCATACTATAAGGAAGTATGGGATTTTTATCAGAAGGAGATGATGTAAACTGCACTGCCAGATTATTTTAGGAATGCAGAAGCAGCAGCCTTGCTGTATAGGCTAGAGAGAAACGTGGCAGAA
It contains:
- the LOC138250244 gene encoding uncharacterized protein isoform X2 yields the protein MNLEAKEKEDVRWSVSRTAMNKEDAEAFFEGAVHLKKCSQENNSNENQKENQTSRWRMDPSSGNIPRSSQKMLQSPFLRRLELLPSELNTPAKATDDTSVIGSQFTHTNAVVQSANKVPTGRQLSRSPVVAKNHDQKVLLVNKDDSLHCENNMRQQMLSGIPDYEHTKADEESGHECRGTLSTCGSSGTSCCQHHHISSSSLPLLHVRSKIPMDKMEPLSATVNQENTDEGTESLNLTSLTKSYNYSTRMAKSSKKMRLSQVPIHRTSEIRVSGVLRRLPGCHLQSQDLEFLMQMEYKRKAKALKKELLCLRHEVMKVRWEKEGMLAVQDNIKKDIQQMKGSYDEVMNLGRYFLSRHHQVECIETLGEDDVLSQLNAQAVLCVLHKQNAKLERMIQEMKTRKNHDDTIQTQPVEENISQKLEAYNNQVKVAECTLQRAQDDVDGLKCRIKNLQQKVSIAEFFLLKVGTTIGKHKQGELNENSIRNMLLEILKRNSSCLKTHG
- the LOC138250244 gene encoding cytoskeletal protein Sojo-like isoform X1, producing the protein MNLEAKEKEDVRWSVSRTAMNKEDAEAFFEGAVHLKKCSQENNSNENQKENQTSRWRMDPSSGNIPRSSQKMLQSPFLRRLELLPSELNTPAKATDDTSVIGSQFTHTNAVVQSANKVPTGRQLSRSPVVAKNHDQKVLLVNKDDSLHCENNMRQQMLSGIPDYEHTKADEESGHECRGTLSTCGSSGTSCCQHHHISSSSLPLLHVRSKIPMDKMEPLSATVNQENTDEGTESLNLTSLTKSYNYSTRMAKSSKKMRLSQVPIHRTSEIRVSGVLRRLPGCHLQSQDLEFLMQMEYKRKAKALKKELLCLRHEVMKVRWEKEGMLAVQDNIKKDIQQMKGSYDEVMNLGRYFLSRHHQVECIETLGEDDVLSQLNAQAVLCVLHKQNAKLERMIQEMKTRKNHDDTIQTQPVEENISQKLEAYNNQVKVAECTLQRAQDDVDGLKCRIKNLQQKVSIAEENLMKTQSEICCLKSSKETVAASKPMDEFEERRLRRKLERILHRMEIFMEREKIIQRLRKTLG
- the LOC138250244 gene encoding uncharacterized protein isoform X3, with protein sequence MNLEAKEKEDVRWSVSRTAMNKEDAEAFFEGAVHLKKCSQENNSNENQKENQTSRWRMDPSSGNIPRSSQKMLQSPFLRRLELLPSELNTPAKATDDTSVIGSQFTHTNAVVQSANKVPTGRQLSRSPVVAKNHDQKVLLVNKDDSLHCENNMRQQMLSGIPDYEHTKADEESGHECRGTLSTCGSSGTSCCQHHHISSSSLPLLHVRSKIPMDKMEPLSATVNQENTDEGTESLNLTSLTKSYNYSTRMAKSSKKMRLSQVPIHRTSEIRVSGVLRRLPGCHLQSQDLEFLMQMEYKRKAKALKKELLCLRHEVMKVRWEKEGMLAVQDNIKKDIQQMKGSYDEVMNLGRYFLSRHHQVECIETLGEDDVLSQLNAQAVLCVLHKQNAKLERMIQEMKTRKNHDDTIQTQPVEENISSENCRA